The Liquorilactobacillus nagelii DSM 13675 DNA window TGGGAACAAAAATTATGCAGACAACAATCTTGGATTATATGTACTAATTGGTGTTGACAAGCAATTAATTCAAAAAAACCTAAGGTATGGTCTAGGTGATGGTGTTTTTCTCATGTTCTGTATTTAAGCAATTGTGATTGTTTCTTTACTAAAAAGCAGTTTTCACAAGTTTTGTTTTCTAGTAGTATTGATAAATAAAATTATTTAATTTGCAATTTAAATTGTTATAGCTGAATTATTAGGCTATCTGTTCTTCGGAATGGATAGTTTTTTTAATGTAGTAATGATAGTTTAGGCTGATATAACTGTTTTTTAAAGATATCAGAATTCTTAAACGAAAGTTCTCAAAATTTCTAAATTCATACGCGGTCCGTTTAATAACTTTGATTTTATTATTGGTACCTTCTACTGGACCATTTGAAAACGATGTTTTGAAACTGTTAATGATTTCAGCTTGATGTTTACGTAGCATTCGGTTAGCTTTCTTTATTTGTTCAAGCATCTCAGAAGCTGAATCTAATAAACTATTTAAAGCTTCCGTATCTTGATGATGAATGACATATAACGGTTGTTGGTATAAGTGTGGGCGTTTTTCAATTCATCAGACATAGCTAATAGGCGATCGACAACATCTGCATCACATAATTGTCGGTTTTGAAAATTAATCCGTTTGGACTAATGTTGGTAGTTTATTTCAGCTGAATCCTTTACAATAATTTCCACTACCGTTTAGGCGCACGCCAATCGTGAGAACCACTACCGGTTTGCCTCATGACTTGAAGTCGAACTGAATTTAAAGCTTGAAAAGCTTGCACGACAACATGGAAATGATCAGCGATAATAATTGCATTGGGGAAGAGTTCATTAATTAAAGGACGATATGGTGAGTAAAGATCAATGAAAAGCTGGAGAACCTTGGCCTGATAAATATGACCGAGATTCTTCAACAAATCCAGAGTGCTTAAGTTGTTGAACCGCCGTATGCGGAACCGCACATACGGTGGTGTGAAAGGTCGGTAAATGAATTAATCATTTATCTCTTGCTCTAACTGTTAACTTTGTAATCTTTTTAAATTTTATTTAGATTTTTTTATAACATCTTTACTTATATTTTTCAAAGTACGAGTTTTACCATGTTTGCAGCATTAATTCTTTTGTTTT harbors:
- a CDS encoding transposase codes for the protein MKNLGHIYQAKVLQLFIDLYSPYRPLINELFPNAIIIADHFHVVVQAFQALNSVRLQVMRQTGSGSHDWRAPKR
- a CDS encoding transposase is translated as MEKRPHLYQQPLYVIHHQDTEALNSLLDSASEMLEQIKKANRMLRKHQAEIINSFKTSFSNGPVEGTNNKIKVIKRTAYEFRNFENFRLRILISLKNSYISLNYHYYIKKTIHSEEQIA